One Flavobacteriales bacterium genomic window, AAAATATCCAGCTCTACCATGTCGCCAACTTTCTTTCCCAACAATGATTTTTGGGTATCAGCATCCTTTACCAGTTCCAACAAAACCGTTGTTTCTTTTCCTTCAACACCGCCTTCTAAGGCTTCTCCATTGCTATCCAACTCTGTCAGCAAACCTTTTACAGTGTCCTGATCGGTCTCGGTCATATCAATTTCCAACATTTTGCCATATCTACGTTGGTTGTTGTCCACCTCGGTGGCAAGTTCTTCGTCAGAAACCAAAATATTGTATCGAACTAATTTGTCTTTTGGTGTAAAGTTTAAATCAAACTTTGGTGCAAGTCCCAAATCAAAATACAGTTTAAAATTCTCCTGAGTTTCAAAATCAATTGGGGCTTGTTCATCGCTGGCTAGGGGCTGCCCCAACACATCGATGTTGTTTTCTTGCAAATAGTTGAACAAGGTATTGGTGGCAAGTTTATTAACTTCTTCCACCAAAATGGCGTTGCCCACCATCTTTTTAATCATACCCATAGGAGCCATGCCCGGACGAAATCCAGGAATTTTGGCTTTGTTTCGGTATTTCTTCAATTCACTATCTACGCTTGGTTGATAGTCGTCTTTAGTTAGCTCAATGGTAAGCAATGCATTTAAAGCATCTTTCTCTTCAAATGTTACGTTCACGCGTTTAAAAATTTTTAATGATGAAAAATAATCGTTGTTTAAGATAAAAAGTGCGGGCGAAAGGACTCGAACCTTCACACCGCGAGGCACCAGATCCTAAGTCTGGCGTGTCTACCAATTTCACCACGCCCGCATCTTTCCCTTTCAAAAAGGGCTGCAAAAGTAAGAGTATTTTTGTGTTTTAAAAAAAATATTTTCTGATTGTTTTAGGTCTATTTTTGATGGCCAGGTTTGTAAAAAAGTTGGTTTTATTGCATTGAGAAGAGAAAAATAAATTCAAATAATTTTGGTTAACCATTCTTTCTTCAATGTACAATAAATTTACACGTTTAAAGGATTATCAAAGAGCTATGGAATACACAGATTTGTTAAAAATACCGCCCCAAAAACCAATATGTTTTTTGGCTGGGACAATGGTAAAGTTGGAAAATGAGCAAAGACCCATCGAACAAATAAAAGTGGGCGACATGGTATATGCCTATGATTTTAAATTACAGAAAACGATTTTAAAACCTGTTATTGAAATATCAAATAACTTCTGCACCAAATACGTAGAATTATATCTGGCCAACGATGTAATAAAAGTTACCGGTTCGCACCAATTTTGGTTGGTAGATGCCAATCAATGGATGGCCGCATCCGAATTAAAAACCAATATGAGCTTAATGAATCACAAGGGTCAAAAGATGAAAATTGAAAAAATTTGCATTAAAGAGCAAGAAGCCAAGACCTACAACTTTGAGGTTGCCGATGTTCATAATTATTTTGTTGGCAACAATAACATACTTACACACAACGGAAAAAGCCTGAGCAAATCCAGCTTTAACTCGGAAGAATTGATTGAGGTGCGGTTTTATGAGTTAGATAATGCAAGCAAAGAGGCTCGTTACGTTGGTCAAACCACCAAACCGACCGTCGGTGCAAGGTATGATCAACACGTTTACGAAGTAAACCCCTACCAAGCAGATGGTGTAACACCAAAAAAATACAATGCTAAAAAGAAAGTATGGATGGATAAAATTAGAGGTATTTATGAACTTGAGATAAACGGCAAAATAGGGCCATTTAAAATGACACGCTTTGAAGCCGCCGTAACGGAGATGTATGAAATGAATAAACTTGGTGGAAAAAAAGGAGCAGAAACGTTGAATCGTATGAAAAATTTGGAAAACGGTCAAAATCCTATAACCCAAAGAAAATTTGAATATTTTAAAAAGCACAAATCATTCAATCCATGTAGGTTTTATGTTTAACAATTAATCATTATAAAAATGGAATTTTCAAAATATTTATTTAGAGATGTTATTTGGTCGTTTTTTTTCGACCCATTCGATACCCAAGCAGAATTTGAAAAGGAATTAAAAAACTATCACGAAGAAATAGATTTTCGTTCAAAATTAAATCTCGATTTTAAGGGTGTTGCTCTTGAAAACAAAGATGTGGCCATTCAGTACATTAAATGGAACGAAGAGGAGGAAGACCACGACGAAGAAAGAATAATTTTGGTGGCAGATAATGGAAAATATTTTACCAATGGCGAATTAATGTACAAAATACATCAGGCACTGGCACCAGAGCTTGAAAATGATGAGAGACATTTTTTTGAGGGCTTGCTTTTTGGTGGAGATGCCGAACCGGAGAATCCCGGCATTCCTTTGTATTTTGTACTAACAGGAAGTTGAAAAGGTTGATGAGATAAAAATTCTTTTGGGTTCAATCAGAGTCACTCTTTAGAGGACTCTGATAATTCTTTTCTTGACCATAGAAATACATTTCCTTTAACCTAACGCTGGCATCAGAGCCTCCGGTCGAGTGACTCTGACGTTACTTTGAGGAGGGTTATAGTTGTATCCAAAGCGAAGTTTTTAAAAACAGCGAGATTAGTCATGGATTTGAAGTTTGTAATTATTGCCTATTTTTCTTCTAAAATTTTTAATAACCCTTCATTCAGATACAATTTTTCTTTTCCAACTTTTATAGATTTCAAAAATCCGTTTTCTTCCAAAGTTTGCAAGTAGCTCCCTACTGTTTTGGGGTTTCCGATATTTTTATCAATTAAATGTTGGCGTTTGGTATAAGGCAAACGAAACAAAATCTCCACTAAGTCCTTTGAATAAATTTTAGGTAATTTTGCCTTTATTTCGTCCGCAGTTTTTGTCATTGTAGTTGTGATTTTATTCAAACGCTCCAGGCCTTTCATTGAAGTTTCCTCAATCATATCCAACATATACAAAATGTAATTTTCCCAATCGTTGTTTTCGGTTACACTTCGCAAACTTTTATAATAATCTGCTTTGTTTTTGATGATGTATTCGCTTAAATAAATCGCAGGAGTGTCAAGCAAACCTGAAAGTTTTAGATACAGCAGCAATAAAATTCGTCCTGTTCTTCCGTTACCGTCTGCAAAAGGGTGGATTGCTTCAAACTGATAGTGCATTAAAGCCATTTTTATCAATGGGTCAATGCTTTCATCTTCGTTGATAAATTTTTCCAAGTTTGCTAATTTTTCACGAATTACGTTTTCGCCACTTGGTGGTGTGTAAATTACTTCACCTTTTGTGTTGCTTAAAGTTGTTCCGGGTATAACCCGAATAGAAGCCGTATTTTGTTTGATACATTGTACAATGCTAATACAAAGATTTGTTGTGATGAACGGTTTTTTCTTTAACTGTTCTAAGCCCAACCAAAGTGCCTCTTTGTAGCTCAACACTTCTTTGGTTGCTGAATTTTCTACTTTTTTATCTGCAACTAACGATTTGTAAAGTTCATCGTTTGTTGTGATAATGTTTTCGACTTCCGAACTCGCTTTTGCTTCCTGCAAATAAATCGTGTCTAAAAAAAGTGTCGGATTGGGTAAGTTGAGCAAAGTTCCGTTCAGTTGAGCCAATGCTCTACCTGCCGAAATCGTTTTGCGAAGTATTTCTTTCGTTTCAATATCGGCCTTTGGCGGCAATAACGGTAAGTTGTTATATGGTATTTCTTTGTTGAATTTGCCCATTTTGTTCAAGTGTAAGATTCACGCTCGTTTGCAATACAAGGGCAAAAATACCAAAATTTTACTCTCGTTCAAAACATAAGGGTAAAATTTACCCTCGTTCGTTTTTTGCCTATTTGCCCGATTTGTCTCCCTCCATGTCTCCCGTTGGGGGAACGTTGATGGATAAACACTCTTAGTTTCCTTCAAACTCCTCTATCGATTAAATCTCTAATGGTTCATAAAGCCTCAACCTAACGATACAGGAACGTTAAGAGAATAAATAACCACAAAAAAAGCCCTTCGCAATGCGAGGGGTTTAATGGTAAAAGAACCTAACTTTTAGCCGAGAGAATAGCGGGAATCTCTTTGGCTTTTTCGGGTACATCTCCAGTCAGTGATTCCAAAAATGCCACAATATCTTTAATCTCTTGGTCGGTCAAATCTCTGTTTAGGTTTAATTTGGCCATGATTTTTACCGCATCGTTGAGGTTTGAAACCGAACCATCGTGAAAATAAGGTGCCGTTTTGGCAATATTTCGGAGCGAAGGCACTTTAAACATATCCTTGTCCGCTTCTTGATTGGTTACCTTTTTCCTGCCTTCATCGTTTACCTTACTGTTTGTAAGTGTGCGATAATCGGAATATACCCCAAATTTTTGGAACATATTACCCCCCATCAAACTACCATTATGGCAGGCTGTGCAGCCAACTTTCACAAATGTTTCCAAGCCACTTATCTGTTGTGCAGTCAAGGCTGATTTATTTCCATTTAAAAAGCTATCAAAGGGTGATGGGGTAATTAAAGTTCGTTCAAAAGCGGCAATCGATTTTTTAATATTGTTATAGCTAACCGGATTTTCATCGGTTGGAAATGCTTTTACAAATAAGTCTTTATATTCTGCAATTTGAGACAGCCTGTCCACCAAAAATTGCTCGCTCGGAATGGCCATTTCTACCGGATTTAAGATGGGCATTCCGGCCTGTTCTTCCACGTCTTTTGCCCTTCCATCCCAAAACTGAGTCGAATGAAATGCGGCATTCAATACCGTAGGTGAGTTTCTTTCTCCCAGCGTACCATCATCGCCCGGAGAGGTAGCTTTATTATCCACCCCAAAGGTTGCCAAATTATGACAAGAGTTGCAACTGATGTTGCCATCTTTAGAAAGTCTGGTATCGTAATATAACACTTTGCCCAACTCTATTTTTTCGGGAGTCAATGGGTTTTCATCCGAGGTGGCACGCCCAGAAACACTTTTAAACAAGGCCTTAGCTTGATTGTATGATTCTTCGCTAATGTTAACTTGCTTTGTTTCGTTATTTTTTTTAGAGCAAGAAGCCACAAAAATTGCAGCACCAACGGGGAGTAAATAAAACCAATTTTTCATGCCGCTAAGTTAACACAAAAGTTTTGGTGGCAGCATGTTGCATTCTACATTTTAGCAAAATTCGCTCAATTTATACACACTTAAAATTTGGTGTGGTTTTACACCCATTTTTTTGGGAAGTAGAACAATACCGCTTTAGGTTAAAACGGGAGAAAAACCATTCTTCACATTCCCATAAATTCATCAACAGCGGGGTATTTCTGGTATGGCAATGTTTCGGTTAATTGAATATCGTGCGGCTCTAACGGAATATTTTTTAGATGCTGAAAAGGGTATCCAACACCCAATGTGCATGCCTGCGGATGTTGCAACAAAAAAGTATCATAGTATCCGCCACCGTAGCCCAACCGAAAATTTTGACTATCAAAAGCCAAGCCGGGTACAATTATTAAATTATAGTCTCCATGATAAACCTCGGCATTGGCAGGATGTCTGGTGCCAAAAACACCTTTTTCCAGCTCATTCAACGAGTATAGAATGAGGTTTTGCATCTTTCGGTTAGGGAGTGTTTTAGGCACAACAACCGCAATGTTTTCATTTAACATTCTCTCTATTAATGGGTTAATATCAATTTCGGCACCCATGGGCAGATAGCAATGCACCGTTCTATATGCACGTTCAATAATGTTTGTCCAAATTTTTTCGCACACCCAATGGTCATATCGCTCTTTGATGCGTTTTTCCAATTTTGCCCGTTTCATAAGCATGTGTCCTCTTAGATTTTTCTTCTCTTCGGCTATTGTCATATATCATTTATTTATCAAATTTCAATTCGGACAAATTTATCCGAATTAAAATTCATTACTTTTGCCAAAAAAAACAGACGAAATGTTTTCAAAAGCCTGTGAGTACGGAATTAAAGCAATCATTTACATCTGCCATCAATCGCATCACGACCAGCGGGTAAGTTTAAAACAAATAGCCACCGCCATTGATTCACCCGTTGCGTTTACTGCAAAGATATTACAATCATTATCCAATCATCAAATCATCGTGTCAGTAAAAGGACATAACGGAGGTTATGAAATTCCGATAAAACGGCACACCGACATAACGCTTCATCAAATTGTGGAAGCCATAGATGGAGATAAAATATACAACGGTTGTGGGTTGGGTTTAGAGCAATGCAATGAGCAAAAACCCTGTCCGATGCACTTTAAGTTTAAGGCTGTTAGAGATGATTTAAGACAAATGCTGCAAACCACCACGGTGGCCGAGCTTACCAATGGATTGCAGGAGGGTTTGGCATTTTTGAAACGTTGATCTTAAACAATAATAATTCTATTTGAAAGAACATAAAGACATAGAAACGATAGAAGACATCCAATTAATGGTAAATTCCTTTTACAACCGGATAAGGCAGGATGATTTATTGGGCAACATTTTTAACGCAGTAATTAAAGATAACTGGCCAATACATTTAGAAAAAATGTACCGATTTTGGCAAACGGTGCTATTGAGCGAGCATACCTATAATGGAAGTCCGTTTGCACCACATGCCAAAATGCCAATAGAGAAAGAGCATTTCGAAAGGTGGAAAATGCTATTTTTTAAAACGGTAGATCAATATTTTTTTGGGAAAAAAGCGGAAGAAGCAAAGTGGAGAGCAGAAAAAATGGCCGAAATGTTTTTGCTCAAAATCGAATATTTTAAAAAGAGTGAAACCAAAACCATTCATTAATGAACTCAACCATTAAATACCCCGTGGCAATGGCAGCCGTTTTTATTTGGATAGGTTTTGTGGGAGCCATCAGCTTTATGGAGGCTTGGTTAAAGTTTCAGGCACCCGGCATTACATTGCCGCTGGGCTTGGGCATTGGGCAATTGGTATTTAAAGCCTTAAATCGGGTAGAAATAGTGCTTTCCGTTACCATACTTGTAAGTATGTTGTATGCAGGAATAAAAGGTTTTGAGTGGCAACATCTGCTTATTCTTATTCCCTTTTTGATAGTCTTGCTTCAAACCGTGTGGCTCTTGCCTGCTCTTGATTTCCGAGCCGAAATGCACATTCAGGGGCTAACCGTGCCACCTTCAAACCTCCATTTTTACTATGTTATTTTAGAATTTATAAAAGTAGTATGCCTTTCTATTTTTGGAATAAAATTGGTTAAATCTTAAAATTTTTCAAACAATGAATATCACAACAAAAAGTATCGTTGGCGAATTAGTTGCCGCCGACTACCGCACGGCTTCAGTTTTTAAGCAGCACAATATTGATTTTTGTTGCAAGGGTAATAGAACCATATACGAAGTGTGCCAACAGGCCCAACTTGATGCAGAAAAGTTGATTGATGAATTGAATAAAGCGGCTGAAAAATCCAACCATTCAACAACAGACTTTGCCTCTTGGGACAGCGATTTGTTGGCCGATTACATCGAAAAAAAACACCATCGATATATAGAGCAAAAAGTTCCTGAGCTTAAAGCTTATTTGCACAAAATTGCCATGGTTCACGGCGAACATCACCCAGAATTGATTGAACTTGAACAATTGTTTACGGCATCTGCCCAAGAGTTGCTTCAACATATTCAAAAGGAGGAAAAGATTTTGTTTCCGTTTGTTCGAGCAATGGCCAATGGCGAGTCACTTCAGACTCCACCATTTGGCACCGTGCGAAACCCTATAAGCATGATGATGCTTGAACACGACAACGAAGGAGAACGGTTTAGAAAAATGTCTGAATTGAGCCATAATTATACACCACCCGCTGATGCCTGTGCAACATATATAGCGGCCTTTGCACTGCTGAAAGAATTTGAGGAAGATTTGCATTTGCACATTCACTTGGAAAACAATATTCTATTTCCGAGAACAATAGAAGCAGAAAAAACAGCAAATTATGCCTGAGCCTATAAAACGGCATCGCTCACTGCAACCCGTAAGTCGAGAACACCACCATGGCTTATTGTTGTCATGGAAAATTCGGCAAGGATTAAGTTTGGGTATTGCCCCAGAACGTATAAAGAAATATACCGATTGGTTTTGGGAAAACCACCTCCAACCTCATTTTGAATTTGAGGAAAACTATGTTTTTTCCATTTTAGAAAAGAATCAACCATTGATAAAAAGAGCCTTGGCAGAACACCGGCATTTAGAGCAGCTTTTTACTGCCGCCACAATGATTGAGAGCAACCTTGTCAGCATCGAACAAGAATTGGCAGCCCACATCCGTTTTGAGGAAAGGGTTCTATTTAACGAAGTACAAAAGGTGGCCAGCGAAGAGCAATTGAACCATGTTGAGCACGCACATTCTAACTCGATAACCGAGGACTGGCAAGATGAGTTTTGGGTTAGAGCCTGATTATTATCTCCGAATTGAAAGCTAATTTGGAATTATTTTACTCCAAACAAGGCAAAATTGACAAGAATAGCAGAGAGCTATTTGAGGAAATTTTAACGCAGTTTGGGTTGAAATAAGCAAAATAGGTCAATTTGTGCGATAATAAACAAGCTCTTAAAGAGAGTAAGAAAAATGTGAATCGTTAAACATCGATTCATTCAGATTTAAAAAGTGTAAAGCATGCACAAATTGAACTTGTTGTTATAAGCAAAAAAGTAGTATTTACTGCCGCCAATTGCGTAGGCAGCAGTATTGTGGTAGAGAAATAAGTATCAGAATAATCTATATTTCATTTTTAATTGCCAAAACAAATAGAATGACGCCTGACGAAATCCAAAAAAATACTGACATGCAATATAGATAAAACTTCCTTTTCTCTGATTTAGTGAGCGTTGGAACTACCGACTTTCTAAATAATTCAAACGTAAAATTACCCCTCCAAAAATTAACCAAATAAGAATATCGCTCAATCTTTTTGCTCGGAAACCTCCTTTGCAATTCATCAATTATGTAGAAATGGTAATTATTGAGAAATGGAGTTAGTACTACTATAAACAAAAAAAGAATGTAAGACAAAGGATTTGATGGCATACAATAATTAAGAAACTCTAAAACGAAATTAAAAAAACTTGCACAATCCAAAAACTTAAATTTACTTTGCATCTCAAAGTTATTTGAATGAAAGAAAATAATCATTTAGAGCAGCTCTCAGAAATCCGTTCGATGATGGAACGCTCTACCCGATTTATATCGCTGAGTGGCCTTAGTGGTGTGATGGCTGGATTATATGCCCTTGCGGGAGCTTATATGGCACATCGTCGAATTACCAATTCAGAAAATTACCAAGAATACATCAAGAGTTACAGCACCATATATGAGGGTCGAATCAATCAGGATATTATCTTTTTCGTGCTGTTGGGTTTGGTGGTCATGTTTTTCTCATTCGTTACCGGATATGTTTTAACCAAACGCAGGGCTGACAAAAACAACCAAAAAATGTTTGATAAAATAGCTCGAAGGTTGCTCATAAACATGATGATTCCATTGGCTACTGGAGGCGTGCTATGTGCTATTTTTCTCTATCATGGCTATTGGGGGTTGGTGGCTCCGCTGACACTCATTTTTTATGGTTTGGCACTCATTAACGGAAGTAAATATTCGCTCGAAACCATCCGCTTTTTGGGCATATTTGAGGTTTGTATTGGTTTAATTTCGGCATTCGATATTGGCCATGGATTATATTATTGGGCGTTGGGTTTTGGTGTGTTGCACATTGTATATGGCATCTATATGTGGTGGAGGTTTGAAAGGAAATAAAATTGGGATGTGAGACTTGCTTGAGATTTGAGTATTGAGATTTGAGATATTAGTAATGAGAGATCAACATTGATCTATGTAAAAAATAAAGATATGGTTAGATAACGTAAGATTTTTTGTAAGGCTTCTTTGACAGAAGCTAGGAAATAACCTACATCAAAAGTCTTACATCTCCATTCTACTATCTAACATCTAAAAAAGTAATGATAGAAAAGATAAATAAAGCGTTTGAAAGTAGGGTTCGGTTGGGCATTATGAGTGTGCTGCTTGTAAACGATTGGATGAATTTTAACAGCCTAAAAGAACTACTTGAAGTGACTGACGGCAATCTTTCGAGCCACATCACCGCTTTAGAAAAACTTGACTATGTGGAGGTTAGAAAAGAATTTATAGGCAAACGTCCCAAAACAAGCTATCGAGTAACACAATTTGGAAGAAAAGCATTTCAGGAACATTTGAATGCCCTTGAACAATTGATAAACCGGACGACTTAATTTTTTTTTGAATTTAAACTTTGAATTGCAAAGTACTTTACAATATGAAAGCAATAAGAATATTAACCGTAATAATTCAACTCGGACTGCTCATTGCAGGGTTGACGGGTTTCTTCGTCCCACAAGGAATGGATTTGTTGACAAACTCTTTTTTTATAAAAATTCCAGTTCTGGCCGATTGGCTGCCATTTGTAAAACAAGGTGTAT contains:
- the tig gene encoding trigger factor — translated: MKVRVLSPALFILNNDYFSSLKIFKRVNVTFEEKDALNALLTIELTKDDYQPSVDSELKKYRNKAKIPGFRPGMAPMGMIKKMVGNAILVEEVNKLATNTLFNYLQENNIDVLGQPLASDEQAPIDFETQENFKLYFDLGLAPKFDLNFTPKDKLVRYNILVSDEELATEVDNNQRRYGKMLEIDMTETDQDTVKGLLTELDSNGEALEGGVEGKETTVLLELVKDADTQKSLLGKKVGDMVELDIFKFFNDNEKVLARTLELPVEGLNDINKTFKFEITEVKRFEKAEINQELFDLVFGEGAVSSEEEFKTKLKENIASYYNSEAEHQLEHSISHLIHDNHSLTLPDAFLKRWLVKTYPDTYTDENIDEKYQHEAGHLRSQLITEKLVSEFKLEVSNEEIADVSYGYTVQLLRQYGLTNPDMETIKYFEQKNKEDRDFMRRVGDMAINRKVMQQIKSMVTIETKDIQVDDFYKMIEHHNHEHNHH
- a CDS encoding Fic family protein, which translates into the protein MGKFNKEIPYNNLPLLPPKADIETKEILRKTISAGRALAQLNGTLLNLPNPTLFLDTIYLQEAKASSEVENIITTNDELYKSLVADKKVENSATKEVLSYKEALWLGLEQLKKKPFITTNLCISIVQCIKQNTASIRVIPGTTLSNTKGEVIYTPPSGENVIREKLANLEKFINEDESIDPLIKMALMHYQFEAIHPFADGNGRTGRILLLLYLKLSGLLDTPAIYLSEYIIKNKADYYKSLRSVTENNDWENYILYMLDMIEETSMKGLERLNKITTTMTKTADEIKAKLPKIYSKDLVEILFRLPYTKRQHLIDKNIGNPKTVGSYLQTLEENGFLKSIKVGKEKLYLNEGLLKILEEK
- a CDS encoding cytochrome-c peroxidase, which gives rise to MKNWFYLLPVGAAIFVASCSKKNNETKQVNISEESYNQAKALFKSVSGRATSDENPLTPEKIELGKVLYYDTRLSKDGNISCNSCHNLATFGVDNKATSPGDDGTLGERNSPTVLNAAFHSTQFWDGRAKDVEEQAGMPILNPVEMAIPSEQFLVDRLSQIAEYKDLFVKAFPTDENPVSYNNIKKSIAAFERTLITPSPFDSFLNGNKSALTAQQISGLETFVKVGCTACHNGSLMGGNMFQKFGVYSDYRTLTNSKVNDEGRKKVTNQEADKDMFKVPSLRNIAKTAPYFHDGSVSNLNDAVKIMAKLNLNRDLTDQEIKDIVAFLESLTGDVPEKAKEIPAILSAKS
- a CDS encoding 5-formyltetrahydrofolate cyclo-ligase, whose amino-acid sequence is MTIAEEKKNLRGHMLMKRAKLEKRIKERYDHWVCEKIWTNIIERAYRTVHCYLPMGAEIDINPLIERMLNENIAVVVPKTLPNRKMQNLILYSLNELEKGVFGTRHPANAEVYHGDYNLIIVPGLAFDSQNFRLGYGGGYYDTFLLQHPQACTLGVGYPFQHLKNIPLEPHDIQLTETLPYQKYPAVDEFMGM
- a CDS encoding Rrf2 family transcriptional regulator, whose protein sequence is MFSKACEYGIKAIIYICHQSHHDQRVSLKQIATAIDSPVAFTAKILQSLSNHQIIVSVKGHNGGYEIPIKRHTDITLHQIVEAIDGDKIYNGCGLGLEQCNEQKPCPMHFKFKAVRDDLRQMLQTTTVAELTNGLQEGLAFLKR
- a CDS encoding group III truncated hemoglobin, giving the protein MVNSFYNRIRQDDLLGNIFNAVIKDNWPIHLEKMYRFWQTVLLSEHTYNGSPFAPHAKMPIEKEHFERWKMLFFKTVDQYFFGKKAEEAKWRAEKMAEMFLLKIEYFKKSETKTIH
- the ric gene encoding iron-sulfur cluster repair di-iron protein, coding for MNITTKSIVGELVAADYRTASVFKQHNIDFCCKGNRTIYEVCQQAQLDAEKLIDELNKAAEKSNHSTTDFASWDSDLLADYIEKKHHRYIEQKVPELKAYLHKIAMVHGEHHPELIELEQLFTASAQELLQHIQKEEKILFPFVRAMANGESLQTPPFGTVRNPISMMMLEHDNEGERFRKMSELSHNYTPPADACATYIAAFALLKEFEEDLHLHIHLENNILFPRTIEAEKTANYA
- a CDS encoding hemerythrin domain-containing protein — protein: MPEPIKRHRSLQPVSREHHHGLLLSWKIRQGLSLGIAPERIKKYTDWFWENHLQPHFEFEENYVFSILEKNQPLIKRALAEHRHLEQLFTAATMIESNLVSIEQELAAHIRFEERVLFNEVQKVASEEQLNHVEHAHSNSITEDWQDEFWVRA
- a CDS encoding transcriptional regulator, producing MIEKINKAFESRVRLGIMSVLLVNDWMNFNSLKELLEVTDGNLSSHITALEKLDYVEVRKEFIGKRPKTSYRVTQFGRKAFQEHLNALEQLINRTT